The following coding sequences lie in one Arachis ipaensis cultivar K30076 chromosome B05, Araip1.1, whole genome shotgun sequence genomic window:
- the LOC107640058 gene encoding uncharacterized acetyltransferase At3g50280-like: MPASTVEEEIQLTPWDLQLLLVDPIQKGLLYRNDPVTPPIIIQHLKHSLSSTLSFFPPLAGRLSVTEHDDNTSSVSVICNNSGALFVHAVADDYSVNDIVSSVYTPRFVHSLFPLNRVRNHEGTTKPLLAVQVTELNDGYFIGCTMNHVVGDGTSFWHFMNSWAEISRGSEKLSKPPVLERWFLDSGHGCSASAIRVPLTKEKMIQSGYYGFVSELQRERVFHFSKDKIAELKTKAKAELEGESKNKISSLQALLTHLWRSVVRNQGLEPEEEVNYRLLIGGRGRMKSPALAENYFGNAVQDGTVSMKVKELLEGGLGKGALEMRKIVDLHTEEKMKSYYRGWVKNPRLLTEGGMAGNALVTSSSPRFDVYGNDFGWGKPVAVRSGAGNKSHGKITVFAGAEDGVDIEVCLSYEILEAMGNDCEFMDAASLRRLITN; the protein is encoded by the coding sequence atgcCTGCTTCAACGGTGGAGGAGGAGATTCAGTTAACTCCATGGGATCTCCAACTCCTCCTAGTTGATCCCATTCAAAAGGGCCTCCTCTACCGTAACGACCCGGTCACTCCACCGATCATAATCCAACACCTCAAACATTCCCTTTCATCCACCCTTTCTTTCTTCCCACCGCTTGCGGGCCGCCTTTCCGTTACGGAACATGACGACAACACTTCCTCCGTTTCCGTTATTTGCAACAACTCCGGAGCATTGTTTGTCCATGCAGTTGCGGATGACTACTCCGTTAACGATATCGTTAGTTCCGTTTACACTCCACGCTTTGTGCACTCTTTGTTCCCGCTCAACAGGGTTAGAAACCACGAAGGAACAACCAAGCCGTTGTTGGCGGTTCAAGTCACGGAGCTCAACGACGGTTACTTCATCGGGTGCACCATGAACCACGTTGTTGGAGACGGAACTTCCTTTTGGCATTTCATGAACTCTTGGGCTGAGATCTCACGTGGTTCGGAAAAATTGTCCAAGCCTCCCGTGCTTGAACGCTGGTTCCTTGACAGCGGCCATGGCTGCTCCGCGTCTGCCATACGGGTTCCTTTGACGAAGGAGAAGATGATCCAAAGTGGTTACTACGGTTTCGTCTCAGAACTGCAACGCGAGAGAGTTTTCCATTTCAGTAAAGACAAGATCGCTGAACTCAAGACAAAAGCCAAGGCAGAACTTGAAGGCGAAAGCAAAAACAAAATATCTTCGCTGCAAGCGCTTTTGACTCACCTGTGGAGATCCGTGGTTCGGAACCAGGGTCTTGAGCCCgaagaagaggtgaattacaggTTGCTGATAGGTGGTAGGGGGAGAATGAAGAGTCCGGCATTGGCGGAAAACTATTTTGGGAATGCGGTGCAGGACGGAACAGTGAGCATGAAGGTTAAAGAGCTTCTAGAAGGAGGGCTTGGAAAGGGTGCGTTGGAGATGAGAAAGATAGTTGATTTGCACACGGAGGAGAAGATGAAGAGTTATTATAGGGGTTGGGTGAAGAACCCTAGGCTTCTGACGGAGGGAGGCATGGCTGGCAATGCTTTAGTGACAAGCAGTTCGCCAAGGTTTGATGTTTATGGGAATGATTTCGGGTGGGGGAAACCGGTGGCGGTGAGAAGCGGAGCCGGGAACAAGAGCCATGGTAAGATAACGGTTTTTGCTGGGGCGGAAGATGGTGTTGACATTGAGGTTTGTCTTTCCTATGAGATATTGGAAGCTATGGGTAATGACTGTGAATTCATGGATGCCGCCTCGCTCCGCCGCCTAATAACAAATTGA